DNA from Etheostoma spectabile isolate EspeVRDwgs_2016 chromosome 23, UIUC_Espe_1.0, whole genome shotgun sequence:
TTCTGAGCCATTTTTCAGAAGATAGTGTTACGAAAACATGTTGATTTCACATGTCCAACAAAAGAAACTGATGAAATGACTGGGTAAAGGGGGGCGATGAGTCAGCAGATGTTAAAGCCTCAGACAAGGAAAGTGAAATTAAAACAGTGAAGTGAAATGAAAGCGTTGTTTTTGTCCGGCAGATAAATTCCTCCAGACCCTGAGGGATTTCTGACCACCACACTGGACTCCCCGGAAACAGTTGCTGCATATCCTCATGACATATCAGAACAGATCATTTCATGTCACTTTGGTTTGGATAATAAAATCACGTGATGTATAACTTGTGCTGTGTCACATTTGTTTTTAGATGTGTGtcttttccttcatttttaCCTTGTCTATGATTGTTTGTTGTTCTAACCCGGTCTCaaggcagtttgtgaaatggtcacgttattttgatctattgatttgtcaacagggacacgattttctcGTTTCTCGCGTTTCCATATTGCTTGCTACCATAATCATGCTGTTatcacaaaagatgcttcccattgaaatacattagattAAAATTCGAATCAATAGATGaaataacgtcaccatttcacaaactgccatgagactgggctggttATTCTTACATATGTCCAGTTATGTTTCATTTCTAGTTGAAATCCTTTTCATAGTCAGAGTCCTAAATCTGCCTCATTCTGGATGGACCATGATCAACACCTTGAGGTCAACTGATTAGGAGTTCTTATGAGGTCTGACGCTGCAAAGCAGCGCTTCTCAAACTCCGAATCAAACTGCAACTAAATGCACACCCAGTACATAATCCATGTTATGGAAAATGTTTATGGGCTAATTTATTGTTAGTAATGTTGAATATACGCTGAAAAAATCCACAAACATTAATAGAATCCctgacaaaaacatagaaaaaagtcaaaaaacaaacaaaatacaaatacaaatgtgtGTTCTGAATGTTGAATGTATGTTgcttaaaagttaaaagtgagttgattaaatgttattttgttattgccaatCATGTCGGACCTCTGGCCTGGAATAAAAAACAGATGCGGACCTTTGAATGATACATTTGAGAAGGCCTGCTATAAAGTATTCATCACCATGTACTTTATTATATAACATGACTTGAAAGACTATACAAAATCTTACctaatctaaaatctaagttgTATCACATTCTCATAactcaaaatcaaatcaaatacttTGAATGACGTATACCTTATCAATTCCAAATTCCCAtggctgtttttctctttttctttgtctggGGTAGACACACATGAGGCTGACTAAATAAATATAGGATTTCCTGGCTATCAAATACTGTGTGAGTCTCAGTTGCTCTTCCAGTTATTGTCTCCAGTCTAAAAGATACTGGGATGAAAACTTGGCCACCGGCTGGTTCActacattgattttaaaatgagtgtgtagtttctgctgGGACCTTTATGTATCGTAAACTAATAATCATCTGTATCTTTACATCTACAGTACGTTTTAATCCTTAATTAAACATCCTCTTTCACAATTTGCAGTCATGTGAAAGgaaggaaaagcagagaaatgagGAATATACAGAAAGAGGAACAGAGCTGTAGCGGTTGATGGATTGCTTTCACAGGAGGATAAAAGTCCGGGCTCAAAGCACACAGTTCAGACCTCAGCTTCTCACACTCCTCAAGCGATGTCCACACACAGGTATTGTACCAATTCTTCTCTCCTAcaactagtttttttttcctttttgcaatactgctatttaaaaaaaaggttggtCAATGTAAAGCTATttttatcattcatttggactcatttatttcatttatttggatGTTTCAGCAAAACCGTAGCTTCTCTGATCGGGATCATTGCCATCTTGTCCCTAATGAAACCGGACTGGGTGGCCGGACAACAAGATGAACGGAGAATTAAACTGTGTGTCACATCGCGGCAGAGTATGCAAGACCTCTCTCATCAAAATCTGACCACTGTTCCCTTAAATCTTCCCAACGACACGCAGTATTTGGACATTTCTTACAActccatccaaagactgagcgGAGCGTCGTTCTCTGGACTGTCCCGGCTCTGTTGTCTGAAGGTGACTCACTGTGGCCTGCAGGACATCTCTCCCAGTGTGTTCACTCACACACCAGCACTCAAAGTTCTAAATATATCTTATAATGAATTAGCTTTCATCCCTGACATTTCATTGAAACAGCTGGAAGTCCTTGATTTGTCCAACAATCTGTACAGCAGCTATGGTATTCCAGAGTCATTTCAGAAGCTGACAAAACTGGACGTGCTGTCATTGGGCAGCACAGCTGCTCCGTCAGTCAGCTTCAATGACTTTGATCCATTGGCAAACATTCCTCTGCATCATCTGGTTTTGGGAGCAGGAATTGCCTGGCAAAAGTATGACTCCGGAGCTCTTGCAAAACTGAAGTCTCTTCAAACTTTTTCACTCTTTGCATCTTTCTGTGGTGGTTCCAGGATGTTTGAGAACGTACTGGTGGACTTGAATGTGACGAGAGCAACATCGTTGAGATTCATCACTCCATTTCCAGACAACTGCAGCGTGACCGGCAAAATGTTTAACAACCTGAGAACAATGCCATTCATACGGAATCTCAGCATAGAAAACACGTGGATAAACAGCTCTTTTCTGGAGGGGTTTGTGAAGAATGTGTGGCTCTCCCACATTCATGACCTCTCATTTGTCAATATCACTTATAATGAAGATACACCAGAAGGATTTCAGTTTCGCACCCTTAATGTCACAGTTAATATTTGCTCAGTTACCTTCAACGGTGTGCATCATTATCAATACAGATACCCCACAGTCAACATAAGCTTAGAGGTCATCTCAACTCTGACCTATTTAAAGTTCTCCAGGAGCGGAATGAACATTATACCCTGCAAACTCTTCTCTGTCCTGCCGTCGCTGGAGACGCTGGATCTGTCAGATAACCTCTTAACGGACGCAGGCTTCTGGTGGTTCCAGTGTTCGCACACCTCTGTCTTCCCCAAACTCAGGAGACTGTCCTTAAGCAAGAATCGCTTCAGCAGTCTTTCTTTTATCTCTGAGCAGACACATCAGATGAAGACATTAGAGTCTCTGGATCTCAGCTTCAACTCCATCTTCTTGGACCAGGACTGCTCTTGGCCTGCTCAGCTGACCAAACTCAgactgagtaacaacaacctgggCAACAGTGTCTTTAAATACCTGTCCGTACACTTTGAGAAGATCGACTTGTCAAAGACGGGAATAACAGTCATAACGCAGGAGGATCTGTCTCGCTTTCCCAAGCTGACCCACCTCCAACTCAGCTTCAACAGCATCCAGGTGCTCCCTGTAGATCTCAGCGCCCCGGCACTGCTCAGTCTCTACATAGACCAGAATTCTATCACATCTGTATCCAGGGAGGTCTTAGCAGGACTTCCCCGACTTCAGACCCTCAAAGCTGGAAACAATCCATTTGTCTGCTCCTGTGACTCTCATTGGTTTGTCATGACTCTGAACAAGTCCTTGCTCCTGGACTGGCCCTTGGATTATACATGCAGCACGCCGCCATCTTTTGCAGGCCTGCCACTCTCAGAGTACAAAACCAGTGAACTCTCATGTGAGATGTGGCTTCAAGCTGCAGTTGCTGTTCCTGTAATAATAACGATATCTGCAGCCTTAGGTCTGCTT
Protein-coding regions in this window:
- the LOC116673192 gene encoding toll-like receptor 1; translation: MSTHSKTVASLIGIIAILSLMKPDWVAGQQDERRIKLCVTSRQSMQDLSHQNLTTVPLNLPNDTQYLDISYNSIQRLSGASFSGLSRLCCLKVTHCGLQDISPSVFTHTPALKVLNISYNELAFIPDISLKQLEVLDLSNNLYSSYGIPESFQKLTKLDVLSLGSTAAPSVSFNDFDPLANIPLHHLVLGAGIAWQKYDSGALAKLKSLQTFSLFASFCGGSRMFENVLVDLNVTRATSLRFITPFPDNCSVTGKMFNNLRTMPFIRNLSIENTWINSSFLEGFVKNVWLSHIHDLSFVNITYNEDTPEGFQFRTLNVTVNICSVTFNGVHHYQYRYPTVNISLEVISTLTYLKFSRSGMNIIPCKLFSVLPSLETLDLSDNLLTDAGFWWFQCSHTSVFPKLRRLSLSKNRFSSLSFISEQTHQMKTLESLDLSFNSIFLDQDCSWPAQLTKLRLSNNNLGNSVFKYLSVHFEKIDLSKTGITVITQEDLSRFPKLTHLQLSFNSIQVLPVDLSAPALLSLYIDQNSITSVSREVLAGLPRLQTLKAGNNPFVCSCDSHWFVMTLNKSLLLDWPLDYTCSTPPSFAGLPLSEYKTSELSCEMWLQAAVAVPVIITISAALGLLFYKCDGVWYTKMLWVWIRVRRRSRNRSHKLKNLSCSYHAFISYSHQDSSWVSNQLVPSLEGARFSLCVHERDFVPGEWIIDNIINCVESSYKTLFVLSKHFVQSEWCNYELFFAQHRAISVQQDSLVFILLEPIPTDSLPKKFLRLRSLLRQQTYLEWPKDERKQQVFWASLKSMLHMADKSIVVKDVALALSDTARLVTDQV